A portion of the Leptospira noumeaensis genome contains these proteins:
- a CDS encoding TonB family protein, whose product MAQLSFDFRLPEKEEGERRLFFAFTFVILIASFVLAHLITRNMLWKMLAEEQAAEMLGPKEQEKIYEVLVEQQFINPDKKDEYKALSNKDSSGGGGLTEKQGFHTLTQFREFIMGSSASTPSKAQPKSEQSKEEELFEVGIFKADPKTNSNAEESPNQSASSGQMTKIPFNYRFQQDFLFRWDGAKALTIPTKQLAGYYYFKNMLKRIEESFAPPGGGNYAYRDVAGIVAREGIKEGETKVLFMLSEQGQVLDVRLVSSQGQVVVDQACLDSIRGQNFGPVPEEVKSKGLIFGINFIFPGIRYYR is encoded by the coding sequence ATGGCCCAACTCTCTTTTGATTTCCGGTTACCTGAAAAGGAAGAAGGGGAACGTAGACTTTTCTTCGCTTTCACCTTTGTCATCCTCATCGCTTCCTTTGTACTCGCCCATCTCATCACAAGGAATATGCTTTGGAAGATGTTGGCAGAAGAACAAGCCGCCGAAATGTTAGGGCCGAAAGAACAGGAAAAAATTTACGAAGTTCTTGTAGAACAACAGTTCATCAACCCAGACAAAAAAGACGAATACAAAGCACTCTCTAACAAAGATTCGTCGGGCGGCGGCGGTCTTACCGAAAAACAAGGATTTCATACACTCACACAATTTCGTGAATTCATCATGGGAAGTTCTGCTTCCACTCCAAGCAAAGCCCAACCCAAATCAGAACAATCCAAAGAAGAAGAACTATTTGAAGTAGGAATTTTCAAGGCAGATCCTAAAACCAATTCCAATGCTGAAGAAAGTCCGAACCAGTCCGCAAGTTCCGGACAAATGACAAAAATTCCGTTTAATTATAGATTCCAACAAGACTTTTTGTTTCGATGGGACGGAGCCAAAGCCCTCACAATTCCCACCAAACAATTAGCAGGTTATTATTACTTTAAAAACATGTTAAAACGAATTGAAGAATCTTTTGCTCCGCCAGGTGGTGGAAACTATGCTTACCGAGACGTGGCAGGGATTGTGGCACGAGAAGGAATCAAAGAAGGGGAAACAAAAGTTTTATTTATGTTAAGCGAACAAGGCCAAGTGCTTGATGTACGTTTGGTTTCTTCGCAAGGCCAAGTGGTGGTAGACCAAGCATGTTTGGATTCTATCCGAGGCCAAAACTTTGGCCCGGTTCCAGAAGAAGTGAAATCCAAAGGTCTTATTTTTGGAATCAACTTCATCTTTCCCGGAATCAGATATTATCGTTAG
- a CDS encoding serine hydrolase domain-containing protein, translating into MKRSLIFLLLLTFLQCSKDLSPFGGEPEVTTLTPRLKPEWPNPNWKVVPPESVGVSTNKLKLAEEYAFTRTGDETDRKGRRTDALVILRNGKLIYEKYARNFSEEKVHLTWSVSKSILQTMYGIAVKAGLVKLDDPGYYHYEPLSRDEAHKKITIRHLLNMSSGLAAEEGYESGPLKSSVIAMLYTRGRKDMGAFCAGLPLRAEPGTQVYYSSCDTNILSAILKKVYGVEEYDKLPFEKIFKPLGITNVTFERDGSGTYIGSSYLYMTAKDLAKIGYLYLNDGIWNGERLLPEGWVQFTRTPAPGYISTPYSEDLAEDNYTAHWYANTGVPERGIHEPWPDAPKDTFAGLGHWGQMLYVIPSLDLIIVRFGDDREKAFIKNDFLKLVKESVIR; encoded by the coding sequence ATGAAACGAAGTCTTATCTTTCTTCTTTTACTTACATTTTTACAATGTAGCAAAGACCTTTCCCCATTTGGTGGTGAACCTGAAGTCACAACCCTAACCCCTCGGTTAAAACCTGAATGGCCAAACCCCAACTGGAAAGTAGTTCCCCCTGAATCCGTGGGAGTTTCTACAAACAAACTAAAGTTAGCAGAAGAATACGCGTTCACAAGAACGGGGGATGAAACAGATAGAAAAGGAAGACGAACAGACGCCCTCGTGATTTTAAGAAACGGAAAACTCATTTATGAAAAATATGCGAGAAACTTTTCCGAAGAAAAAGTTCATTTAACATGGTCTGTTTCTAAAAGTATTTTACAAACTATGTATGGGATTGCTGTCAAAGCGGGTCTTGTGAAGTTAGACGATCCCGGTTATTATCATTATGAACCTTTAAGTCGTGATGAAGCTCATAAAAAAATTACCATCAGACACCTTCTCAATATGTCTTCAGGACTTGCCGCCGAAGAAGGATATGAAAGTGGTCCGTTAAAATCTTCTGTGATCGCAATGTTATATACAAGAGGACGAAAAGATATGGGAGCCTTTTGTGCAGGCCTTCCCCTCCGTGCAGAACCTGGAACCCAAGTTTATTATTCTAGTTGTGATACCAATATCCTTTCTGCCATTCTCAAAAAAGTATATGGAGTCGAAGAATACGACAAACTTCCCTTTGAAAAAATCTTCAAACCTCTTGGAATCACAAACGTAACTTTTGAAAGAGATGGTTCGGGAACTTATATTGGTTCTTCCTATCTTTATATGACAGCCAAAGACTTGGCAAAAATTGGGTATTTGTATTTAAACGATGGGATATGGAACGGCGAACGTTTGTTACCTGAAGGTTGGGTACAGTTTACCAGGACTCCAGCCCCTGGTTACATATCCACACCATACTCTGAAGATTTAGCAGAGGACAATTATACTGCCCACTGGTATGCCAACACAGGTGTTCCCGAAAGAGGAATCCACGAACCTTGGCCCGATGCCCCAAAAGATACCTTTGCTGGCCTTGGTCACTGGGGCCAGATGTTGTATGTAATCCCAAGTCTTGATTTAATCATTGTTCGGTTTGGGGATGACCGCGAAAAAGCGTTTATCAAAAATGATTTTTTAAAATTAGTGAAAGAGTCGGTAATTCGGTAA
- a CDS encoding SufE family protein, with the protein MNKSIEEIQKEIIAEFADLTDWEEKFQYLIELGEELAPYPDEKRTEEYIVPGCQSRVWVAPKLEAGKLEFDADSDTALTKGLIAILIRVFSGQSPKDIADASLGFIEEVGLAKFLSISRRNGLFSMVQKLKGYAEKV; encoded by the coding sequence ATGAATAAGTCCATTGAGGAAATTCAAAAAGAAATCATAGCTGAGTTTGCTGATCTAACTGATTGGGAAGAAAAGTTTCAATACCTCATTGAGTTAGGTGAAGAACTCGCCCCCTATCCTGATGAAAAACGAACAGAAGAATATATAGTCCCTGGTTGCCAATCCCGAGTTTGGGTCGCACCAAAACTAGAAGCTGGAAAACTAGAGTTTGATGCCGATAGCGACACGGCTCTTACCAAAGGTCTCATTGCCATTTTAATACGCGTATTTTCAGGACAATCTCCGAAAGATATAGCGGATGCCTCACTCGGTTTTATCGAAGAAGTAGGACTTGCAAAGTTTCTTTCCATTTCAAGAAGAAACGGACTTTTCTCTATGGTACAAAAACTAAAGGGATACGCAGAAAAAGTTTAA
- a CDS encoding tetratricopeptide repeat protein → MSYFQYIIGFLILPSLLWGEAAGFSTLYTEFKKGNYATVSKGSLQYLNGSDPEKDPRIFFLYVSTEENWAQLKTKVSLDAPPNFKSSVHYWNAIYLFMERALVFGESDLLIEWGKNFQKFGKQSPKYNDALLLYGLGLMDLKNETEAKKIFSEIESNSPSKHVLSQLEEIKSSGK, encoded by the coding sequence TTGTCTTATTTTCAGTATATTATAGGTTTTTTAATTCTACCTTCGCTCCTCTGGGGCGAAGCCGCTGGTTTTTCAACCCTCTATACAGAATTTAAAAAAGGAAATTATGCCACAGTCTCGAAAGGATCCCTCCAGTATTTGAATGGATCGGATCCGGAGAAGGATCCTCGGATTTTTTTCCTCTATGTGTCTACAGAAGAGAACTGGGCCCAACTCAAAACAAAGGTAAGTTTAGACGCTCCGCCTAACTTTAAATCGTCGGTTCATTATTGGAACGCAATTTATTTGTTTATGGAACGAGCTCTTGTTTTCGGTGAATCGGATTTACTCATCGAATGGGGTAAAAACTTTCAAAAATTTGGAAAACAAAGTCCCAAATACAATGATGCCCTTCTTTTATACGGACTTGGTCTTATGGATTTAAAAAATGAAACGGAAGCCAAAAAAATTTTTTCAGAAATTGAGTCGAATTCTCCCTCCAAACATGTGTTATCACAATTAGAAGAGATTAAATCTTCGGGTAAATGA
- a CDS encoding RsmD family RNA methyltransferase, with protein MKGLRVSQGKWKGKEIPSPSDVSGHLNFTNSLVKKAIFSLMDSRLLSWGLSFDSVLFCDYFAGSGQISAEAYSLSVHRLLTYELDQTRFRQLHSLFRGLNNVQLFRKDATKHSLKWELGEESAYIFYLDPPYTYWSETPTRMKEMLEGLNAFCLSLQKPYLILCQIPEHQPIDKIWAEVPHKVREYGSHLIIETGYENAETSLR; from the coding sequence ATGAAAGGATTACGTGTTTCACAAGGAAAGTGGAAAGGTAAAGAAATTCCCTCCCCATCAGATGTTTCTGGACATTTAAATTTTACCAATAGCCTCGTTAAAAAAGCAATTTTTTCTCTTATGGATTCTCGCCTTCTTTCTTGGGGACTTAGTTTTGATTCTGTTTTATTTTGTGATTACTTTGCTGGTAGTGGACAAATTTCTGCCGAAGCCTATAGTCTTTCTGTTCATAGACTACTTACTTATGAATTGGACCAAACTCGGTTCAGGCAACTCCATTCACTATTTCGTGGACTAAACAATGTACAATTGTTTCGAAAAGACGCAACCAAACATTCGTTAAAATGGGAATTGGGAGAAGAGTCAGCGTATATCTTTTATTTAGATCCACCTTACACGTATTGGTCGGAAACACCCACTCGAATGAAAGAGATGTTGGAAGGATTAAATGCTTTTTGTTTATCTTTACAAAAACCATATCTTATTTTATGCCAAATCCCTGAGCACCAACCAATTGATAAAATTTGGGCAGAAGTTCCTCATAAAGTAAGAGAGTATGGCAGTCATTTGATCATTGAAACAGGTTATGAAAATGCCGAAACTTCTCTTCGGTAA
- the pbpC gene encoding penicillin-binding protein 1C, whose protein sequence is MPKLLFGKRKSIFFEFTRNKLVHFFLIFGFLFLSNNLWSLPTYKETKSLYHPSDIQVFDRTGELIQRYRIRNDYRSEEWTEYERLPKFLIDSVVHAEDKRFFEHKGVDSNALVSSFFGNLTGSALRGGSTITMQLVSLLDPELKSTASKRKTFFQKLKQIQRAVELEETWTKEEIFTAYINLIYFRGELKGITSASKGLFRKSPESLTPNETYLLAALIRSPQSSIEKVIKRVCLLKKERDGTSDCDSISGLVRESLFRNLDYPQYPSFVPLFTKTILDFSNEKMNLKENEYNSQWNSSLSINFQRKVEEILKRNVKTLADKNVKDGAVIVIDNRTGQVLVYVPNIGNESSVSKLDLIRSKRQVGSTLKPFVYAENFEENKLTPDSILSDSPVGIPVYQGIYRPLNYDKSYKGNVTVRESLGSSLNIPAIRALSFLDINEFILVLEKLGITGLRYPEFYGPSLALGTADISLLELTNAYRTLANGGMYSEITFNRSEEPIHLRRVFSPKSSYLVSEILADREARSLGFGWDNFLSTSYYTSVKTGTSQDMRDNWCIGYSEIFTVGVWVGNPTGAPMLDVSGITGAAPVWRETMDLFHESLGSKLKKPEEEISSDSISKSISSKESRTEKTRSTKILTPVNGSIFALDPDIPLGRQKILFTFGYYDISYSYYLNDEKIGTAGGPYLWEPKKGEYRLQVKDRDGKVLSLSLFEVR, encoded by the coding sequence ATGCCGAAACTTCTCTTCGGTAAAAGAAAATCTATTTTTTTCGAATTCACTCGAAATAAACTCGTTCATTTTTTTTTGATTTTTGGATTTCTTTTTTTAAGTAATAATCTTTGGTCTTTGCCAACTTACAAAGAAACCAAATCTTTATATCATCCCTCCGACATACAAGTGTTTGATCGAACTGGAGAACTCATCCAAAGATACCGAATCCGCAATGATTACAGGTCAGAAGAATGGACGGAATACGAAAGGCTCCCAAAGTTTTTAATCGATTCGGTCGTTCATGCAGAAGACAAAAGATTCTTTGAACATAAGGGGGTTGATTCAAATGCACTGGTTTCTTCCTTCTTTGGTAATTTAACAGGATCTGCATTACGTGGTGGTTCCACAATCACCATGCAACTTGTTTCTCTTTTAGATCCTGAACTAAAATCAACTGCATCCAAACGAAAAACTTTTTTTCAAAAACTCAAACAAATTCAAAGAGCTGTGGAGTTAGAAGAAACTTGGACAAAAGAAGAAATTTTTACTGCTTATATCAACTTGATTTATTTTCGAGGTGAATTAAAAGGAATCACATCGGCAAGTAAAGGGCTCTTTCGAAAATCTCCTGAATCACTCACACCTAACGAAACTTATTTACTCGCGGCCCTAATTCGTTCCCCTCAAAGTTCGATTGAAAAAGTAATCAAACGAGTTTGTTTGCTCAAAAAAGAAAGAGATGGAACAAGTGATTGTGATTCCATTTCGGGGCTTGTGCGGGAAAGTTTGTTTCGAAATTTAGATTATCCCCAATACCCATCCTTTGTTCCTCTTTTTACAAAAACAATTTTGGATTTTTCAAATGAAAAAATGAATCTAAAAGAGAACGAATACAATTCGCAATGGAATTCATCCTTATCTATCAATTTCCAAAGAAAAGTAGAAGAAATTCTAAAACGAAATGTAAAAACTCTCGCGGATAAAAATGTAAAAGATGGAGCAGTCATTGTCATCGACAATCGAACAGGTCAAGTATTGGTTTATGTTCCCAATATTGGGAATGAAAGTTCCGTATCCAAACTGGATCTCATTCGAAGCAAAAGGCAAGTGGGATCTACCTTAAAACCATTTGTGTATGCAGAGAACTTCGAAGAAAATAAGCTCACTCCAGATTCCATCCTTTCCGATTCTCCTGTGGGGATTCCTGTTTACCAAGGAATTTATCGGCCGTTAAACTATGATAAGTCTTATAAGGGAAATGTAACGGTTCGTGAAAGTCTTGGTTCTTCGTTAAACATTCCTGCCATCCGGGCATTGTCATTTCTGGACATAAATGAATTCATTTTGGTTTTAGAAAAACTTGGAATCACTGGTCTCCGGTATCCTGAGTTTTATGGTCCCTCTTTGGCTCTAGGAACTGCAGACATAAGCCTCTTAGAATTGACCAATGCTTACCGAACTTTGGCCAACGGTGGAATGTATTCTGAAATTACTTTTAACCGTTCAGAAGAACCAATTCATTTAAGAAGGGTATTTTCACCTAAATCAAGTTATCTGGTATCAGAAATTCTTGCCGATCGAGAAGCAAGATCCCTCGGGTTTGGATGGGATAATTTTTTATCCACTTCCTATTATACTTCTGTCAAAACTGGCACAAGCCAAGATATGAGAGACAATTGGTGTATTGGTTATTCGGAAATTTTTACTGTTGGGGTTTGGGTAGGAAATCCTACAGGCGCACCTATGTTGGATGTATCTGGGATCACCGGTGCTGCTCCTGTTTGGCGCGAGACAATGGATTTATTTCATGAGTCCCTCGGTTCCAAATTAAAAAAACCAGAAGAGGAAATTTCGTCAGATTCGATTTCCAAATCTATTTCGTCTAAAGAAAGTAGAACTGAGAAAACAAGGTCAACAAAGATTCTTACTCCTGTGAATGGAAGTATCTTTGCTTTGGATCCGGATATTCCTTTGGGCCGCCAAAAAATCCTCTTTACATTCGGTTATTACGATATTTCGTATTCTTATTATTTAAACGATGAAAAGATTGGGACTGCAGGAGGGCCATACCTCTGGGAACCAAAGAAGGGAGAGTATCGTTTGCAAGTAAAAGATAGAGATGGTAAAGTTTTATCTCTTTCTTTATTTGAAGTTCGGTAA
- a CDS encoding acyl-CoA thioesterase yields MPKPIKYKHKFTQQVVWGEMDAFGHVNNVTYVRYFESARADYFTKEGLWDSPHKPVKSGPVLTHLDMDYRKQVVFPATLEITLEVDSISSRAFTVICSMWNENEECVLTGNAAFVWFDFELQKPSALPEHFKIKFGSNHLV; encoded by the coding sequence ATGCCAAAACCAATCAAATACAAACATAAATTTACCCAACAAGTTGTATGGGGTGAGATGGATGCCTTCGGTCATGTAAATAACGTAACTTATGTTAGATACTTTGAGTCTGCAAGAGCGGATTATTTTACCAAAGAAGGTTTGTGGGACTCTCCACACAAACCAGTAAAATCAGGGCCTGTGTTAACTCACCTTGACATGGATTATCGCAAACAAGTTGTTTTTCCTGCTACTTTAGAAATTACTTTAGAAGTGGATTCCATTTCCTCAAGAGCCTTCACTGTGATTTGTTCCATGTGGAATGAAAACGAAGAATGTGTATTAACAGGAAATGCTGCTTTTGTTTGGTTTGATTTCGAATTACAAAAACCATCTGCACTTCCCGAACATTTTAAAATAAAATTTGGATCGAACCATTTGGTATGA
- a CDS encoding PP2C family protein-serine/threonine phosphatase, giving the protein MMKTSFQERFKLDDEVMKISRICLMVFFSFIGFGVFAPIDELGLYDPKWIRLFHASITLVFFIATYFSDWVRKQIQTIMLIFFYTMSAHSLILLYWNSLYIGYLVGMILVLSCIGVSFVDRRSLVSYLGTVTSAGILIGLYTKEPQVDLPLYLSSIITPALVSYLTLNIRLSSVEKLRISESQLKGFQDRMLNELDMANETQSNLVTTQWPKTKGFRLHSFFRSFGQVGGDAISYLEREDGKLALFFADVSGHGIASAMVSAMAVLAFKIHGNQTEPSDCLKSIHADLQELVPNNHISACVLFVDTNTKEIKYSVAGHPPLIQIQKDSGPKFMEGMGTLIVSYLKPNLKDYTIIPNSGDRILLYSDGILEVFDEAGEMYGDEHLFTSIKNHSDKKGEEFLNALYEDSMSFSAKRISDDMSMLLLEIL; this is encoded by the coding sequence ATGATGAAAACTTCCTTCCAAGAACGATTCAAACTAGATGATGAGGTGATGAAAATTTCACGAATTTGCCTCATGGTATTTTTTAGTTTTATTGGTTTCGGAGTTTTTGCACCTATCGATGAATTGGGATTGTATGATCCGAAATGGATTCGTCTTTTCCATGCTTCTATTACTTTAGTTTTTTTTATTGCAACTTATTTTTCTGATTGGGTTCGGAAACAAATCCAAACCATTATGCTTATTTTCTTTTACACGATGAGTGCCCATTCCCTCATCCTTTTGTATTGGAATTCGCTTTACATTGGTTATCTGGTGGGAATGATTTTGGTTTTGTCTTGTATTGGGGTCAGTTTTGTCGATCGTCGTTCGCTTGTTTCGTATTTGGGAACAGTAACCTCTGCAGGAATTTTGATTGGCCTTTACACGAAAGAACCCCAAGTAGATTTACCACTTTACCTTTCTTCCATCATCACACCAGCACTTGTATCCTATCTCACACTCAACATTCGACTAAGTTCAGTTGAAAAATTAAGAATTTCAGAATCCCAACTCAAAGGATTTCAAGATCGAATGTTGAATGAACTTGATATGGCCAATGAAACCCAATCCAATTTAGTAACAACACAGTGGCCAAAAACAAAAGGATTTCGCCTCCATTCATTTTTTCGATCCTTTGGGCAAGTAGGTGGAGATGCCATTAGTTATTTGGAAAGGGAAGATGGAAAGTTAGCACTTTTTTTTGCCGATGTATCTGGGCACGGAATTGCGTCTGCTATGGTATCTGCGATGGCAGTCCTTGCTTTTAAAATTCATGGAAATCAAACAGAACCTTCCGACTGTTTAAAATCCATCCATGCGGACTTACAAGAGTTAGTTCCAAATAATCATATTAGCGCTTGTGTGCTCTTTGTTGACACAAATACAAAAGAAATTAAATATTCCGTTGCGGGTCATCCCCCTCTCATCCAAATTCAAAAGGATTCTGGCCCTAAGTTTATGGAAGGAATGGGCACTCTCATTGTTTCCTATTTAAAACCCAATTTAAAAGATTATACGATCATTCCAAACTCAGGAGATCGGATTTTACTCTATTCGGACGGAATTTTAGAAGTTTTTGATGAGGCAGGTGAGATGTATGGAGACGAACATTTGTTTACATCCATAAAAAATCATTCTGACAAAAAAGGTGAAGAATTTTTGAATGCTCTATATGAGGACTCCATGTCATTTTCGGCAAAACGAATTTCCGACGATATGAGTATGTTACTTTTGGAAATTTTATGA
- a CDS encoding LptF/LptG family permease has translation MNLLLTPFLWFKREFIPFRTLDRYLFLDFFKTFIGTLIMLTSMIVIYKFTDVMKYLVSSKVNQSHVYLHVLYSLPSMVDQVVAPSLMFSVCFVIGQFSVNKELVAMMVAGVSFIRIITPILFFGISMWLIMTLFGQTVVIPANKKAQIEYSIMAKGSNRLIDFVYQLHIKGKKGFYYVYWIDEKENTVKGGFNYIEITPDGHPTYTVSSQKAKFIPSPHSWVLYDAEEVRFNENLELVSRIKYPEKTYDFPEDLAYFSKPVRNPEEMNFFELADEIESRITKGIPFRNVIIQQHMAFAMPLMSFVVVALGALAGAITKRSAGVASLGLTIAVVLLYYILNSTAKTLAENGALPIWIGMWMTPVIFTYAAYFLYRRMNI, from the coding sequence ATGAATTTGTTGTTAACACCATTTTTGTGGTTCAAAAGAGAGTTCATTCCTTTTCGAACCCTAGATCGTTATTTATTTTTAGATTTTTTTAAAACCTTTATTGGTACTCTCATCATGTTAACTTCCATGATTGTGATTTATAAGTTCACAGATGTGATGAAGTATTTGGTTTCTTCTAAAGTAAACCAGTCGCATGTGTATCTACATGTTTTATATTCTTTACCATCCATGGTGGATCAAGTTGTTGCACCCTCACTAATGTTCTCGGTGTGTTTTGTCATCGGCCAATTTAGTGTGAACAAAGAACTTGTGGCGATGATGGTGGCGGGAGTATCTTTTATTCGTATCATCACACCCATTTTGTTTTTTGGAATTTCTATGTGGCTTATTATGACTTTGTTTGGACAAACAGTAGTCATTCCGGCAAACAAAAAAGCCCAAATCGAATATAGCATTATGGCAAAGGGTTCCAATCGATTAATCGATTTTGTTTATCAATTGCATATCAAAGGGAAAAAAGGATTCTACTACGTTTATTGGATCGATGAAAAAGAAAATACTGTGAAAGGTGGATTCAATTATATCGAAATCACACCTGATGGTCATCCAACGTACACTGTGTCCTCACAAAAAGCAAAGTTCATACCATCCCCACATAGTTGGGTTTTATACGATGCGGAAGAAGTTCGATTCAATGAAAACTTAGAGTTAGTTTCTCGGATCAAATATCCAGAAAAAACATATGACTTCCCCGAAGATTTAGCATATTTCTCCAAACCGGTTCGTAATCCCGAAGAGATGAATTTTTTTGAATTGGCAGATGAAATTGAGTCTAGGATTACCAAAGGCATTCCGTTTAGAAATGTGATCATCCAACAGCATATGGCTTTTGCAATGCCACTGATGTCATTCGTAGTTGTGGCACTGGGTGCACTCGCAGGAGCCATCACCAAACGTTCAGCAGGTGTAGCCAGTCTTGGTCTTACCATTGCAGTTGTATTGTTGTATTATATTTTGAATTCGACTGCTAAAACTTTGGCAGAAAATGGTGCCCTTCCCATTTGGATTGGAATGTGGATGACACCAGTGATTTTTACTTACGCTGCTTATTTTTTATATAGGCGTATGAATATCTAA
- a CDS encoding FAD-binding oxidoreductase, whose product MVAKKTKSIPDLKVPKKEKVEAWGMSSFSLSPIFRPESEEEIKELFVWANQTGTKVALRGGGCSYGDASTNTDGVVLDLTHFNKVLDFNLKTGVMTVQSGARIKDLWETGIENGFWPPVVSGTMMPTLGGALSMNIHGKNNFKVGTIGEHIKEFTFLTAKGDILVCSPKKNTDLFYSAISGFGMLGCFLTVQIKMKPIYAGKMKIDPVYVRNFDELFAYFEEHYKTSDYLVGWIDAFASGKSMGRGQIHKATNLKEGEDPDFPGNCLLERQHLPSRLFYVIPKKWMWILMRPFSFNLGMRLINLAKCIASILVNNKAYYQGHAEYAFLLDYVPNWKFVYKPGAMIQYQVFIPKENAKQAFREIFTICQERGIVNYLSVFKKHKPDPFLLTHAVDGYSMAMDFPVTKGNKEKLWALCKEMDEIVLKHKGRFYFAKDSTLRKRVMESYFPKDNLKRFYSLKKKYDPKGILQTDLYKRVFLTEN is encoded by the coding sequence ATGGTCGCTAAAAAAACAAAATCCATTCCTGATTTAAAAGTTCCCAAAAAGGAAAAAGTCGAAGCATGGGGTATGAGTTCTTTTTCTCTATCTCCCATATTTCGTCCAGAATCAGAAGAAGAAATCAAAGAACTTTTTGTTTGGGCCAATCAAACTGGCACCAAAGTTGCGTTACGTGGTGGTGGATGTAGTTATGGTGATGCTTCTACGAACACAGATGGAGTTGTTTTAGATCTAACTCATTTTAATAAAGTTTTAGATTTTAATTTAAAAACTGGTGTGATGACGGTTCAGTCAGGTGCTCGTATCAAAGACCTTTGGGAAACAGGAATCGAAAATGGATTTTGGCCTCCTGTTGTTTCAGGAACCATGATGCCTACACTTGGTGGTGCTCTTTCTATGAACATTCATGGAAAAAACAACTTCAAAGTAGGAACCATTGGCGAACATATCAAAGAATTTACATTTCTCACTGCCAAAGGAGATATTTTAGTTTGCTCTCCTAAAAAAAATACAGATTTGTTTTACTCTGCTATTTCCGGCTTTGGAATGTTAGGTTGTTTTTTAACAGTCCAAATTAAAATGAAACCGATCTATGCTGGCAAAATGAAAATTGATCCGGTGTATGTCAGAAACTTCGATGAATTATTCGCTTATTTCGAAGAACATTACAAAACCTCTGATTATTTGGTGGGTTGGATTGATGCTTTTGCTTCGGGAAAATCAATGGGTAGAGGCCAAATTCACAAAGCCACAAATCTAAAAGAAGGCGAAGATCCTGACTTTCCTGGTAACTGTTTACTCGAAAGACAACACCTTCCCTCTCGCCTATTCTATGTGATTCCTAAAAAATGGATGTGGATCCTCATGCGTCCTTTTAGTTTTAATTTAGGGATGCGGCTCATCAATTTGGCAAAATGCATTGCGAGTATCCTTGTAAACAATAAAGCCTATTACCAAGGCCATGCGGAATATGCATTCCTTTTGGACTATGTTCCTAATTGGAAGTTTGTTTACAAACCAGGTGCAATGATTCAATACCAAGTGTTCATTCCCAAAGAAAACGCAAAACAAGCGTTCCGCGAAATATTTACTATATGCCAAGAACGTGGGATTGTAAACTACCTATCTGTTTTCAAAAAACATAAACCAGATCCATTTTTACTCACTCACGCTGTGGACGGATATTCTATGGCAATGGACTTTCCTGTAACTAAAGGTAATAAAGAAAAACTTTGGGCACTTTGTAAAGAAATGGATGAAATTGTTTTAAAACACAAAGGAAGATTTTATTTTGCAAAAGACTCCACCCTTCGCAAACGAGTGATGGAATCTTATTTTCCAAAAGACAATCTGAAAAGGTTTTATTCTTTGAAGAAAAAATATGATCCAAAGGGAATTTTACAAACCGATCTTTACAAAAGAGTTTTTTTAACAGAAAATTAG